Below is a genomic region from Methanosphaera sp. ISO3-F5.
ATATTATTTTCATCATAACTTCATATATGAAAGAAAGAATTTCTCAGTTCTTTACAGAAAGTGGTCTAGTATTTTTAAATCCTGATGATTTATTTTATTTTAAAACAGAAGAACCAGACAAAAATGGTATAATTTCATTAGTATTTTATAGTATTATGCTAGCATTAGTTATGGGAATAGCTACTGGTAACCTGGTTATTATCGGCGCATTAGTGGCAGCATCATTAATCCTCCCATTAGTTTACATGTTTATACATACAATATTCGTATTTATCTTTGCTAGACTTTTAGGTGGATCCGGCTCATTTATGAACACTTTTAACTTAATGAGTTATAGTGGTGTACTGAATATTTTACTAATTATTGCAATAGCATTATCTATTTTCAATCCTTTTGTTTTTGTACCAATATTAATGTTGGTGTCTATCTGGAAAATTGTTCTAGAAATGATAGCTGTAAGTGAAGAACATAATATAGGTTATGGAAAAGCATTTTTATCAACAATAGGAATAGTCTTACTACTATCAGTAATAGTCCTGATAATAGGGGGGTTGATTTAAATGAATGGCGGTAAAATATTAGGTATTCTCATAATTATTGCAATGATATTATCAGTAGCAATGGTAGGATACAATTCAATAACACACAAGATGGATAATAAACAAAACATAGTTAAAACAGTTGACATACTTGACGAATCAGAAATCAATCAAACATTCCCTGAAGAAAACTCAGAAGCAATACAAACAATAAACATTAACCTCGACCAAAAAGTGGGCGGAACTAACATAAAGTTTGCAGATAATTCAACCACAATATATAACATCACATCAAACAATGAAAAAAACAATAAAACAACAGTTACAACAAACAAGAAAGGCACACAATTAGATGTAAACATTGACTCAGAGGACTCACAAAACACGATAATCCTGAGTAACAAGTACAAGTACACAATAAACGGTGATATTATTGCTGGTGGATTTTCATCAGATTTAGGAAATAATGCACAAGTAGATGCAATTAACATTAACATAACTGCTGGTGGAGTAGATCTTAAACTTAATGGTGGACAGTTAACAACAGTAAATTCACAGATTAATACTGGTGGAATAAACATATATGGAGAACCAAAAGGTGTAACAACCATTAACTCACAGATTGAAGTAGGTGGACTGAACCTACAAGCGAAAAATGCAATAGCAGATATTTTCTCCGATATTAAAGTTGGTGGAATAAACCCTGGAAAATATCAGAAAGTTGGAAACAATGAGTACAAAGGAAACTTATTTGATTCTTCAGAAAACAAGTTAATTATTCATAATAACATTAGATTAGGTGGAGTTAACACTCAATCCTTCTAATTAAACTCTTTTTTTTAAAATTATATTTGGAATAAATTAGTTACTAATCAAACATGGGGCTGAAAAAATATTAAATGATTATAAGTGTGAAAAAAGATCACTTATAAACGTTTTAAGAACTCAAGAATGAGTTTAACAGTGTCCTCAACATCTTTAACATTCACAACACTAATAGGTGTATGAATATATCTAGAACCAGAGGATAATGTAGCTGTTGCAATTCCTTCACGGGTAAGATGAATAGCAGTAGCATCAGTTGTTCCACCATCACCTACTTCAACTTGATAATCTATTCCAGCAGCTTCTGCAGCTTCAACTAATAACTTTTTCATCATAGGATGGGTTAATAATCCTCTTCCACTAGCATCTGCAAATGATATAACAGGTCCTTTTCCGGCTTTAATATATGCATCTTCCTGTTTAACTCCCGGATGATCACCAGCAATTGTCACATCTAAAGCTATTGCCATATCTGGATTAAGTTTGAATGCTGAGGTTTTTGCTCCTTTTAATCCTACTTCTTCCTGTACAGTACCAACACCATATACTGTTGCATCACAATCGGTCTGTTTCATTACTTCAGCCATCACAGCACAACCTACACGATTGTCTAAAGCTTTACCCATTACAAGGTCGTTTAAACATTCTTCGAAGTCTGTGTGGAATACGATTGCATCACCAATTGACACTAAACTTTCTGCTTGTTCTTTGTCTTTTGCTCCTATGTCAATGAACATGTCTTTGTATGAAATAATTTTCTTAGCTTCTTCTGCACTGGTGATGTGTGGTGGTTTTGAACCAATAATACCTGGTACTTCACCATTTTCTGTTTGAACATATACTTTCTGGTTTAATAACATTTGATCGTTGATTCCACCAATTTTCACGAATCTTAAAAATCCGTCATCATCAATGAAACTTACCATTAATCCGATTTCATCCATGTGTGATGCTAACATAACACTAGGTTTTCCTTCTTTTCCTTTGTGTGTGGTTATTAGGTTACCCATTATGTCTGTTTCCATTTCATCCACGTAATCTTTTAGTTCTTCTTTTAGTATGTCACGTACTTCGTCTTCAAATCCTGAAATACCACATGCTTCGGATAATTTTTTTAATAAATCTTTCATTGTTAAACCTCTCTATTTAATTTTTAAGTTTTTTTTTTATTCTTTTGGATATAACTAACTTTATCAATCCTATTATAATAACCTTTGTTAAGTTTTATATCATAACAATAATGTAATTAAATACTAATAATATAATACACAAATAATATTATTATTGAATACAAATTGAATGAAAACCATTCAATAAAGAGAGTGGATTAAATTATGGATGCTTTGACAATAATAATAATGGTAGTCCTATTTGTTCTAGCAATGCTATTCGTATTCTCAACAGCACTACTAACACCCTATATTGGAAAGAAAAACCTAATCTCAGTATTATTACTAGGATTAATAGTAGGAGTAGCAGCAGGCGCATTTCTATTATCACCAATATCAGAGGACATACCTGACTTTACCAGAACATTAGTAGAAGAAAGCGTTGATGGAAATGACAATATAGAACTGGACTTGTCAACCAATGGAAACTTAACACAAATAATACAAAACATCTCCTCAATAGAAGGAGTAGAAAAAGTAGACTATAACGGAATAACCGTAAAAATAGACGAGGAATTTGATTCCAATACAGAAAAACAACTGATAATGACTGCATTAAACAACAGTGACCCGGGAGTATCAGATATAAAAGACAAGGGAAATAACACATTCTTCCTAGAAATGACAGATAATGCAGATCCACAATCAGTACTCGACAACATATACAAAACATTCAGCCGTGAAACATACACTCACCTAAAATACACATCAATGCAAGCAAACGTAACAGTAAAAGCAAAACAAGTAACACGAGCACTGAATCAAATATCAGAAAATGATGTGGTAGTACTGAATGTAACTGGTCCAACCGAAACACAAAGTGCAATGATAAACAAAGTCATACCAACAGGAAACAATCTCATAATAGTTTCAGGAATACTGGGAGTAATAGTAGCAGCAGCAGGATTCTTTGTAGATTCACTGATAACATTCATAGGAAACCTTAGGAAAAAACGCAACAAAAAACCTTCAAGAAAAGAAAACATAAAACGAAAAGTAGTTCCAGGAACAGAAAAACAGAAAGGATCTCCTAGAAGAAACAGAAGAAATAAAAAGAAATCAATAGACATATTTGATGATTCATTTGATAACAGTCCAAAACAAAACATTGGATCAAACAAGCATTTCAAACAATTAACAGTAGACGACTTCCAAGAAGAAAAAACTGTTAAACAGGAAAAACCTAAAAAACGCTTCTCATTCAGACGTTCATCAAACAAAGATGAAAAACAAGAACAAAAAACAGAAAGTGAAAAGAAAACAAGAAACTCTCAGAAAAGGGGAACACCAAGGTTCAGACCTAAACGAAGAGAATAACAAACAAATAATTCTAAATCCACTTTCAAACAAACATATTTTTTTTTATAATTATTATTTTTTTTTAGGAGTAATTATTCTTATGAAATCCGTAATATTATACTCTGGAGGAAAAGACAGTACAATGGCAGTATATGAATCACAAAAAAATGGTGATGAAATATACGCACTACTAGCAATGGTATCCAGAAACAAAGAATCATACATGTTCCATGTACCAGACATACACATGGTAGACTACTGTTCAGCAGCAATGGAAATACCATCAATAGATGTTTTAACCGACGGAGTGAAAGAAGAAGAACTAAACGACCTAGAACAAACATTAACAAAACTCAAAGACAAAGGAGTAGAAGCAGTATACTCCGGAGCCCTAGAATCAGTATATCAAAAATCAAGAATAGACAAAATCTGCAAAAAACTAGGACTCAAATCAATATCACCATTATGGCATAGAAATCCAATAGAATACATGCAAGAAATAGTAGACCTAGGATTTGAAGTAATCATCACAAGCGTATCCGCATATGGACTCACCAAAGAATGGCTGGGAAAAACAATAACACAAGAAACAATAGAAGAAATAAAAGAATTAAACACAAAATACGGGATACACCCAGCATTTGAAGGAGGAGAAGCAGAAACATTAGTACTTGATGGACCAATGTTTGACAGAAAAATAGTAATAGACGAAGCAGAAATAACATGGAACTTTGATAATGGAATCTACGACATCAAAAAAGCTCACTTGGAAGAAAAATATGATTACAGTCTATGAAGTAAACCAATCAAACACATAATCCTGATTATCCGTATAAATTTCCACTTCAATATCCCCCAATGAGGACATGCTCTCATCAATAAGATGTAAATTATTGTTCAAAGCAGATTGTTTATTAATAAAGAATGTTAATAAAGAATCTTCCCTATTTTTTTCCAATATATTACAAAGCAGTTCTTCCTGTTCATTCTTAACTATTCTATTCTTTATACTTGAAAGCAAACTTAAATCACCTTCAACCAGGATATAATTATCTTCTGTTACTCTTATGGTAGGTTTTCCGCTCACTATGTTTATGATGCTGCTTTCTACCCTTGATTGGTCTTCTGTTAGATTTACCTTTGCCCTTATTCTTACCCTGACTTCTTGGATGATTGTTTCTTGGTTTAATTTCATGCTGTATCAACATCCTAACACTATTTTTAAAGTTCTGAATATGACCCTCATTAATAAGCATATAATCTGCTCTTGCAATAACATTACCTATACCAAAGTTAAGCTCACGATTATCCCTTTCAAGAAAAACCTTATAATCTGGTGAATCATCACTACGTTTTCTTCTAATAAGACGATTAAATCTTTCCTGTGGATTAGAATGAATCGCAATAATCTTAAAGTTTTTAAAACGTCTCCTGAAATACTGCACTTCTTGAGGGCTACGTATACCTTCTATGATATAAACATTCTGCTCAATTTTTTTAAACTTCTTAGGCTTATTAAACTTATTATTTCCCCTATGAATCTTCTTAACATGGCCATTACGATTGTTACGCCTCTTTGAATGATTAAATATTTCCTGAATGCAGCGGTCAGCAACCACATTATTACCATACTGTTTTCTAAGGTTAACAGCAGCTTCACCCGGAGTACAATTTTGACGTTCAGCCTCTCTACGGATAACATCACCCATACTAATAGTATAAATGCCCTCCTTTTTAGCAATTCTGGAAATAATACTCTTTCCTGAACCGGGTAAACCTGTTACACCAAAAACTTTCAATTTACATAACTCCTCAAAAATATGTCTAATTATATTATTTGTAACTACTTATTCAAACCTTTTTATAATATCATGAATAGCAGTGCTTAAATTATCTTCATTACTAAAATTGTTAATACGTTCTTTTAAATCATTTTTATCATAATCCATTAACTTGTTTACAGATTCAATTAGTAATGGCATGACTCGGACAATATTATCAACAATAGTTACAGTAGATGTTTGAGCAGTCCGGGATAATGGATTAAGATCAACATTAACAATATTCTTACCTAACTTTGCTAATTTCTCAGCACGATCACCATCTTCTAAAGGGATGAAAATAACATCAGACTTACTGATTCCTTCAATACTAACAGGTGACCGTGGACCATTCAAATCAGGAGTGTCAATAAAATCATCTTCATCAGTACCTAAAAGTTCAGTAACTCCAAGATTACTGTAAACCTTCTCAATGTTCGCTATTCTCTCAGGAGTTCTGTAATAAAGGTTAATCTCTACAGGAATGTCTAACAATTTAGATAATTCTGCAACTTCCTCTGCAACAAGTGCTGTAGTATTACCATTAACTGATAATACTGGATGTTTGCATGTTAAAAAATAGCAACTTGCAACTTCAATTGTATTATATGAGTTAGCAGTGGTTTTCTCACCAATAAGATAATCAAAGGTTTCTCCACGACCATGAGCTATCATACCTGAATCTGCAAGTATTCCCTTCTTATGTGCTTCAACAATTTTCTCTCTATAAACTAATGATTCATATCTTGGATGGTCTTTATTCAACATATATAAACTATTAGTATTTTATAATATTTTAGGATTTGTATTAGAAGTGTTGGGCTTAGATATTATTAATTTTCATGAAAATAGTGTATAATGGATTAATGAATTCATAAGTTTCATCAACCTTATAATCAATGGATTCAATTATGCCTGCATTTTTAGATTCAATAATGAAAACGTCCAATAAATCTTTTTCTTCTTCAAGTAAATTCTGTTTAATCTCAGGAACTATTATCTGGTCATTTTCTCCGGGAGTGATATGTGTACTTATTTCTCTAAGAATTCTTTTATAGTTTTTATTTGCAATATTTTCATGTAAATACTTGGTTAATATGCTTTCTTTAGCTATTTTAATTCCAGTAAGTGCAGTATTACATGTAATTTTTTCATTTTTATCACATAACCAAAATATATTATAACCAATCTCATGTATCATTAATGGCATACCAAAAGTGTATTTTACCATCAATTCTAATGCTTTATCATCAAGTTCCATGTTAATCTCATTAAAAACATTGGTATAAAATTTAGACACGTCATTGTCTGATAATTTTTCTATTGGTATAATGTTAAATATACGAGTAAATGATGGATTCATCTTTTTAAATTTATTGAAGTTTTGTGGATAGCTAGTTAATATGAATCCAACGGGTATGTCTTCATCAATATATGAATCAAGTTTTGTTGCAAAGCTTTTATACCAATTTGCAAATTTATCTGTTCTGCTTAAACCATTCACATCATCAATAATTATCATCAAACTTTTCTTTTCATTTTTAAAGTAACCACATAATTCTTTAATGAATTCTGCAAAATGTCTAATTAAATAGGATATTTCTTTTGACTCTTTATTTTTTAGTTTTACATTTAAGCTCATGAAGCCAACATTTTCAATGTTGTCCTCGAATGTATGAAATATTTTTTCTGCCCAGCTTTTCAGTTTCAATTTCTTCTAATAATGTTTCAATAATTGATGTAATTAAATTTTTTAAGGTATTTATTCCATCATTTGATATATTAAGAACAATCATATCAAAATTTTTTTCAAGGATATGTTTTGTATTTGTTGATAATGATGATTTTCCCATACCTCTTTTTCCAATCATATAAAAATGTCTGTTGTTTCCATGGATAATATCGGGGATGTGTCTTAAGATAAGTTTAAGTTCATCTTCTCGACCTACAAAATATAATGGTTTTACTATATTTCCTGGAGTGAATGGACTTTCTTTGGTCATTTTGTAATTGTACCTATTATTCCTTTATTCTTATTTTTATTTTTAGTAGTCATATTTATTATTTTTCACCTCAATATTATTACTAAAATTTTATTTGTTATTACTTATAAATGTGGTTATTATCATGGAGGATATCTATTGAATATTTTGAGACTTGGCATAAATTAGTTTCAAGAGAAAAAAAGTAATACTCGAAAAAATATTAACCTTTTTTTCAAAATGATAACCTGTATTATGTCTTTGTTCAAATCAAATGTAACAATACCCCCTTTTCTTTTATTGTTTATTTTTGAAAATAGTCTTGTATTTTTTTGATTTTCCCAAGGGGCAGTCCGTGCCCACTTATACAGTCGTTCCTTGGGGAAGTTCTGCTTACTTTTACGAATGATGTTACATGCTGCGTTGATATCTGCATTTATTAATGTTCCGTTGCTTGTTTTATAGAGTCCTCTTTTTATTCGTTTTCCTTTAAATTTATATTCCTCATTTTTTTCTTCGTTTGTTTTGTAGGTTGGTAGTATGTCGTTGTCTAGGAAACTGCTTTTGCTTGTGTAGGATTCTTCGGTAATAATTAGTTTGATGTCGTATTTTTGGCATTGTGTTTCTAGTTTGTTTATGAATTTTTTGAAAGCTATTTGTGTGAATATTTGATTTTGTTTTTTTCCCATATCTGTTTCGTATTGGAATTTTTTGTTGTATCCGAGTATTATGGTTCCTATGTCTTGTTTTTTGCATGTTTCTATTATGAATTTGGTTGTGTGATCTAGGAAGTTGTTTTGTATTGCTTTAAATTTGGTGTTGAATTTTTGTAATCGTTTGGATGTTTTTAGTCCCTGTTTGTTTAGTATTGATTGATATTGTGCTGTTTTTTTGCATTTGAAGGCTATTTGATTTTTTAAAAATCGCCCGCCCACAATGTATGGGGTCCCTTCACTTGTAACAATACTTGCAAAATTATTAACACCCAAATCAATACCCATCATTTTACTTTCATCTAAATCTAGTGACTCTTTTTTCATTTGGTATGTGAAATTGGCTTTAAACATTTGTCCATTCTTTAATGGTATAATTTCTACTTGTATAATCTTTTTATCACGTATATTTTCAGGAATTCTAATACGTGGTCTGCAATCTTTGGATTTTAACTCTTTTTTATATTCTCTGCTTAAGGGTAATTCAATGTAACCCTGAGCTAATTTTTTCTTGGAAGAAGTTATTGACTCCCGTGGTATTATAATATTATGTAAACGGTTATATCTGGTTTTAGGTTTATTTAATGGTCGTTTATATTCATTATCGATGCTTTTATTTGTTAATGCCACATAAGAATTAAAAGATTCAACATGCTTTTTAATAGTAACATTTGCTATATGGGCTTGAATAAGTGAATAATCTTTATTGAATTCGGTTTTAACTTTAGTGATTATTGATTTGAAATTCAACTGTTTAAAATGTTTATCATCAGCACATTTGTCTAATTTAGTAGTTTTTATAGCATTATTTCTTAATTTATTTAATTTCAATGAAATATCCACTAAAACATTGAATTGTTTCTTAGAAAGACCTCTAATAAGAGTACTTTGAGTTAAATATATACAATTTTCATCTATCATAATAATTAATACTGCTTATTTCACTCCATTAACTTTAAAACCGAAAAATCAAGAAAAGAATTTCATAAATAACAATTCTATGACTTCGATAATATAAATTATAGAATAAAATGTATATAAGTTTAATCCAAGAGCAGCTGGTAAGTAATCAAGGGGGTCTTGATAAGTAATATATTTCATATTCCTATACATACTTAACAATCATACTAAAAAAAAGTTTCATCCACATAAAAAGTATTACAAAAACGAATTTATGCCAACACTCATTTTTAACAAAAAATGAGTATGTACTGAAAAATTTAATATTTACTTCAAAAAAACTTTATAAAAAATGAAAATTATTAGGGGGTTAATATGAAAAGAAGTTATTACTTATCTTTTCTTTTTCTTCTCTGCTTCTTCACGAGCAATAGTTTTTCTTCCTTTCTTCTTATTCTTTTTAGGTTTTGAGGAAGATTTATTAATACTTATTTCTTCTCTAGGATTTTTAACAAGGAATGTTTCCATGTAATCAGCAAATACTGGTCTGGTAACAAATATACCTATAATTACCCCTACAACAGTAGTTACTGCGAACCCTGTGAGCATACCAATACCTGTTGCACCACGAGCAAATCCGATATATGCAAGTGGAAGCATAGCTGCTATGAGTGTTCCTGCTGATGCATAAACTATGAAGAATGCATCTTTTATTCTTGTTTTCACAATGTTTTTACGATCACTTCTGTCACGTCTTGCAAGAACTTCATCGGTCATCACAATCTGGTCGTCTACCCCTGTACCTATTGTTGCTATCATACCTGCAATTGCTGACAGGTCTAAGTTCCAGTGGACGATTGATGCAAATCCAAGTATAAGTACAAGTTCTGATAGGCTTGTAAATACGATTGGAATTACGAGTGATGGTGAACGGTATTTGATTGATACGATCACTACTATTGCTAAAAGTGCTAGGAATCCTGCTATGAGGGAACCGGTTTCAAATTGTGAACCCAGTTCTGCTGATACACTGTTTACTCCACTAATGGATAATTTTACAGGTAATGCACCTGATTCTAGAACTGTATGTATCTCTGTTGCCTGTTGTTGTGCCTGTTCTTTTGTCTGTTCTCCACCGGATACTTCTATGTCGGTGGTTCCCACACCATTTGCAAGTCCTGCATCTAATTGTGGTGAGGAGATGAGCTTGTCATCCAAGAACATTTGCACTTCTGCACCGGCTTGTCCTTTTGCTACTTCAGCAAACTTGTTTGAAGCATCTAAGGATACGCTGAATGGAACTTTCCATCTGGTACCTGTTACTTCTGCTGCACTTACTGTTGAAATATCTGCTCCTGTAAGTGCTGTTTTGTTGTTTATTTTTGCTTCGAATTTACCCGGTGTACTTATGATCCGTTCTACTTCTTCGGGTCGTACTCCAGCTATTTCTACTATTACGTCTTGGTCTCCACTCTGTCTTACTTGAACATCACTTATTCCGAAGGCGTTTAACCTTTTGTCCAGTACTGCTGTCACAGTATTCATTGTATCCTGGTCTACTGGTTCTTCTAGGTGTAATTGTATCATGGATCCACCATCTAGGTCTAATCCTTCCTGTAATCCAAATATACCTATACTTGCTATACTTACTATTAATAGTACTGCCAGTAAAATCGTTCTCGGTCTTTTTAAGAATTGTTTGGTGGCTGGTTTAATTGTGACCACCTCTTTCCATGTGCCATTTTAGTATTCCTAAGTTCATAAGCCATGTGGCAAGTAAATCTGAGAGTAATCCCATTATTAGAACTGCGGATATGTCTTCAAGTACCTGAGCGGATGGGATGAATATTTTTACTACAATAAATAGTACTATCATTGATGCAAGTGCAGAGATTGTGAGGGTTATACCCGTTTTACATGCTCCTTCTGCACGGTCATCAAGGTCTCCATCTTTTCTTTTAAGTAATCTTGTTGTTAAAAGAATATCGGTATCTACTCCATACCCTATGAGCATTAGCAATGCACCTACGCTTGCAATGGATAATGGTATTCCGAATAGGGACATACTTCCTACTGCAATTGAAAGGTTACATACTGCTGATAAGATAATAGCAAATGATGGTACGAAGTCTCTGAATACGAAGAATACTGTTGCTGCCATGAATACGAATGCGAATATTAATGCGTATATTATTTGCACCATAGCTGCTTCACTTAGTAATGCTCCTACACTCTTGAAACTCAGTACCTTGAATTGGCCATTGACTTTTGATTCAAAGGCGGCCTGGTCAACATCACCTGCTATGGTTACAGTTGCAGTGTTTCCTGATATGGATGTTTCTACATCTGATATTCCAATGCTTCGTGATATTGTGTTTGATACATCTGCTTCACTCATTGGTTTATTTAATTCTAATGTTACTAATGTTCCTCCCTTAAGGTCTACTCCTTCGTTGAGTCCGAATACTCCTATGTAGGCTAGTGAGAGTATCATTAGTATTACTGGAATTAAAATCAGAGGCTTATGAGATTTTCTTGTAATATAATTGATTACATCTACCATCTCATGTTCTCCTTTTATTATGATGTGATTTTAACATTAGATGTTATTTTCACATTTTCATTTTTAATTTAGTATAAATCTAATTATATTGTTAAAAGTATATAATCTTAAACCTTTTAATTACTAAATTTTTTCTTTTTAAAAATATCTTAAAATAAGGATAAAGATTGGGGGAGTTTAGGAGTATAAGTCAATGTCTAACTGTTTTATTAGTTTTATCGTGTTAATCTTCAGTTCTTCTTCGCTTTTATTGTTTACTCTCATGATGAATGAGTTTACAATATGGGCTTCTTTGTCTTCTAGTTTTTCTTTGATTTGTTTTAGAACATCATATCCTTGTCCTGTGTTTGTGGTTGTGAATATGATGATGTTCTTGTCTTTGAAATTGTTTTTTGATATGAATGTCTTTATGGCGGGTGATATTCCTCCTAGTGTGGAGGGACAACCTAGTATTATTAAATCGTAACCTGTCATGTCTATAATTTCTGGTTCTATACTTGTTTCTTGTGAGCGTAGTGCGTTGATGTTGTTACGTATGTTCTTCAGAAATCCTTGTTTCTTGTTTAAATCTTTTATTTCAGCAATGTCTGATTCAAGCTTTTCTTTTAGTGTGGTGGTGATGATTTTAATACTTTTATTTGATGAAAAAATTATTATAGAAGTCATTTTTCTAATTTCCTATTTTTAGGTTCAAATCCTTAATTGCT
It encodes:
- a CDS encoding flavodoxin family protein, whose amino-acid sequence is MTSIIIFSSNKSIKIITTTLKEKLESDIAEIKDLNKKQGFLKNIRNNINALRSQETSIEPEIIDMTGYDLIILGCPSTLGGISPAIKTFISKNNFKDKNIIIFTTTNTGQGYDVLKQIKEKLEDKEAHIVNSFIMRVNNKSEEELKINTIKLIKQLDIDLYS